In Flavobacterium piscisymbiosum, the sequence AGCAACTACGCTTAGGGCTTTTTACGAAAAGTATTATCAGCCTGACAATTCTACTTTAATAATTGCCGGTAAGTTTGATGAGCAAAAAGCGTTACAATATGTTGGGCAATATTTTGGAGCGATTCCAAAACCAAAAAGAGTTTTGGATAAAACATATACCGTTGAACCGGCGCAAGATGGTGAAAAATTTGTAGAACTTAACAGAGCTGGAGATAGTAAAAATATTGGAGCTGTGTATCATACAGCAGCTTATGTAGACAAGGATTATGCTGCAATTGATGCTTTGGGTGAGATTTTAACTTCGGATCCATCCGGATATTTGTATAAATCATTAATAGAGACTCAAAAAGTGTCTAGTGTTTATTATTGGCAGCCAACCACCAGAGACGCAAGTTATGTGTATTTTGGCGTAGCGGTTCCTAATGATAAAGATATAAAAGCGACTAAAGAATTGGTAAGAACAGAGTTGGATAAAATTGCAACGACTAAATATACTGATGAAGATGTAGCCAGAGCAAAAGCAAAAATTATAAAACAACTTGATGGTATAAAAAATAATACCATTTCGTTTGCTATAAATCTTACTGAAATTGTTGGAGCAGGAGATTACAGATTAGGGTTTTTATACAGAGATGTTGTCGAAAATCTAACCAAAGAAGATATACAAAGAGTTGCTGAGAAATATTTTAGAAGCAACAATAGAACAGTTGGTATATTTATTCCGTCTAAGGATGAGCAAAGATTAAAACCTGTCGAATATACAGATGAGCAAATAGTAGCGGTAACAAAAGATTATAAAGGAAAAGCTTTAGAAAAAGAAGCTGCTTCATTTGAAGCTTCGATCAAAAATTTAAAACAAAATTTTGTAGAAGGAAAACTTAGTAACGGAGCAAAATATGGCTTAATCAAAAAAGAAATAAAAGGCGGAAAAGTTCAGGCTAGTTTTAAATTTCCGGTGAGTAACGAAAAAGATTTAGAGGGTAAAGGAGATATAGGATCTATTCTTGCTCAATTAATGAAAACAGGTACAAAAACCAGAACAAAAGAACAAATTAGTGATCAGTTAGATCAATTAAAATCAAGTATATACTTTGATTATTCAGGCCAGACTTTGTCAATCAACATTAATACTTACAAAGAAAGTTTTAAGGGGGTAATGGATATTTTGGGAGATTTGTTAGTGAATTCTACTTTTCCTGAAAATGAATTAACCAAAACGATCAATGAGTACAATACTTATTTAGAATCAAATCTTAATGATCCTCAGTCGATTGCTTTTATCGAAGTTTCAAGATTAACATCAAATTATCCAAAAGGAAGTATTTTTTATACTTCGACAGTTCAGGAGCAAATTGATGCTTATAAAAAAATAAAACAATCTGAAATAGTTGATTTTTATACCAATATCTTTGGAGGAAATAATGGATTAGGAACTGTTGTTGGAGATTTAGATGCCAAAGAAACAGGACAAATTCTTGAAAATACTTTTGGTAAATGGAATTCTAAGTCTAAATATGCTCTTGCTTTACCAACGTATTCAGAGACTAAAAAGATAGATAAAGATTATATTACTCCAGACAAGGAAAATGCGGTTGCAACGGGTAAAATTGCTTTTAAAATGAATTTGAAAAGCCCTGATTATCCTGCATTTGTAATGGCGAATGAAATTCTTGGAAGTGGTGGATTTTTAAGCGCCAGAATTCCAATGAGATTAAGAGAAAAAGAAGGAATTAGTTACGGTGCAGGTTCGTTTATTAGTATTCCGGTTGTAAGCGAGGTTGCATTTTGGGAATATTATGCATTCCTGAATCCAACGAAAAAAGGTGCAGTTGAAGCAGCAACAAAAGAAGAAATTGCAAAAGCACTAAAAGACGGATTTACGGCTGAAGAAGTGAAATCAAATTTAGTAAGCTGGCTTAACGAAAGAAAAACAAGATTAGGAAATGATATGATGTTGATTAGTTTAACCAATAGCTATCTTCAATACGGAATTCCTTTAGAAGATTATGATGAACTTGAAGCTAAAGTTAAAGCGTTGAAAGTAGAAGACGTAAATGCTGTTTTAAGAAAGTATTTAAGCTTAGAAAAAATGACTTCGATTTATGCGGGAGATTTTAATAAGAAATCATAAAGAGTAAAATTCCAATTTTTTGATCCCGAAGCCTCGGGGCCAATTCAAATTGAGGTAAATTAAAAATCCGAAGTAACATTAAATTGTTATTTCGGATTTTTGTTTTTGTCATTTTTCGTTTTTCAAATTTCGATTTAAAGGTTTGGAATTTGGAATTTGTTTTGTGGAATTTCAATTTAAAGTTTTGGAATTTCAAAAAAATGCGATTTATTTCCGATTTAGAATTTATTTTTTGGTTTTTTAGCTAATTGTGTTAATAACTTAAGTGCTTTATATGGTATTTTAACGGATATATAATTTGCGTTTTTATATATTTGCGTGTTAGACAATAATTACATTTTTTAGAATAAATTATATGAGCGAAGAAATCAAGAAGAACAATTATTCAGCAGATAGTATTCAGGCATTAGAAGGAATGGAGCACGTAAGAATGCGTCCATCGATGTATATTGGAGATGTGGGTGTTCGAGGGCTACATCATTTGGTTTATGAGGTTGTTGATAACTCTATTGATGAGGCGATGGGAGGACATTGTGATACCATTGGTGTTGCAATTAACGAAGACGGTTCAGTAACAGTTGAAGATAACGGTCGTGGTATTCCAGTTGATTTACATAAAAAAGAAGGTGTTTCGGCACTTGAAGTAGTAATGACCAAGATTGGTGCCGGAGGTAAATTTGATAAGGATTCTTATAAAGTTTCCGGAGGTTTACACGGTGTTGGGGTTTCAGTTGTAAATGCACTTTCGGTTCATATGAAATCTACTGTTTTTAGAGAAGGTAAAATCTATGAGCAGGAGTACGAAAGAGGTAAAGCAATTTATCCTGTTAAACAAATTGGAGAAACAGATAAAAGAGGTACACGTCAGACTTTTTACCCTGATGATACGATCTTTACTCAGACTACAGAGTTCTCTTATGATACATTATCGGCTCGTATGCGTGAGCTTTCTTTCTTGAATAAAGGAATCACAATCACGTTTACAGATAAAAGAGAAGTAGATGAAAAAGGTGAATTTAAGGTTGAAGTTTTTCATTCAGACGAAGGTCTTAAAGAATACATTCGTTATTTAGATGGTAACCGTGAGCCAATTATTTCTCACGTTATCAGCATGGATCACGAAAAAGGGGAGATTCCGGTTGAGGTTGCCTTAATTTACAATACAAGTTATACAGAGAATATTTTCTCATACGTAAATAATATTAATACACACGAAGGAGGAACGCATTTACAAGGTTTTAGAAGTGGTTTAACAAGAACCCTTAAAAAATACGCAGATGCATCCGGAATGTTGGATAAATTGAAATTCGAAATTGCGGGAGATGACTTCCGTGAAGGATTAACTGCTATTATTTCGGTAAAAGTACAAGAGCCACAATTCGAAGGACAAACCAAAACTAAACTTGGAAACAGAGAAGTAGTTTCTCCTGTTTCTCAGGCCGTTGGAGAAATGTTAGAAAATTATCTGGAAGAAAATCCAAATGATGCCCGAATCATTATCCAAAAAGTAATTTTGGCTGCACAAGCCCGTCACGCTGCTAAAAAAGCACGTGAAATGGTACAACGTAAAACCGTTATGGGTGGCGGTGGATTGCCAGGAAAACTTTCAGATTGTTCTGAGCAGGATCCTGCAAGATGTGAGGTTTACCTTGTCGAGGGAGATTCGGCTGGTGGAACAGCAAAACAAGGTCGTGATCGTAACTTTCAGGCAATTTTACCATTACGTGGTAAGATTTTGAATGTCGAGAAAGCGATGCATCACAAAGTATTCGAAAACGAAGAGATTCGTAACATCTTTACTGCTCTTGGAGTTACCGTTGGTACTGCAGAAGACAGTAAAGCCTTAAATCTTGAAAAACTAAGATATCATAAAGTAATCATCATGTGTGATGCCGATGTCGATGGTAGTCACATTTCTACCTTAATATTAACGTTCTTCTTCCGTTTTATGAAAGAACTAATCGAAGAAGGTCACGTTTACATTGCAGCTCCACCTTTGTATATGGTTAAAAAAGGAAACAAAAAAGAGTACGCATGGAACGACGTTCAACGTGATCAGGCAAACGAAAGAATGGGAGGAAGTGCTGCTATTCAACGTTATAAAGGTCTTGGAGAGATGAACGCGGAGCAATTATGGGAAACTACAATGGATCCTGGATTTAGAACTTTACGTCAGGTAACTATTGATAGTTTAGCCGAAGCCGATAGAGTTTTCTCAATGTTAATGGGAGATGAGGTTCCGCCACGTAGAGAGTTTATCGAGAAAAATGCTGTTTACGCTAATATCGATGCATAATAATTTTTAATCATCAATTCGTTTAATTGTTTAAATTTACTTAGACGATTAAACGAATTGTCGATTTATCAAATAAACAAATTAATTAATAACCGATAAAGTATAAAATATGAAAGTTACCATTGTAGGAGCAGGAAATGTTGGAGCTACATGTGCAGATGTTATTTCTTATAGAGGAATTGCAAGCGAAGTAGTGTTGTTGGATATTAAAGAAGGTTTTGCCGAAGGGAAAGCGTTGGATATTATGCAATGTGCAACAAATACAGGTTTTAATACCAAAGTATCTGGTGTAACCAATGATTATTCTAAAACTGCCGGAAGTGATGTAGTAGTGATTACATCAGGAATTCCAAGAAAACCAGGAATGACTCGTGAAGAATTGATTGGTATAAACGCAGGAATTGTAAAAACAGTTGCTGAGAATGTATTGAAATTTTCTCCAAATACTATAATTGTTGTAGTTTCTAATCCAATGGATACTATGACTTATTTAGCTTTAAAAGCTACAGGATTACCAAAAAACAGAATTATTGGTATGGGTGGAGCGTTAGACAGTTCTCGTTTCAGAACATATCTCTCTTTGGCTCTTGATAAACCTGCAAATGATATCTCTGCAATGGTTATTGGAGGTCATGGTGATACTACTATGATTCCTTTAACACGTTTGGCTTCTTATAACGGAATTCCGGTAACAGAATTTCTTTCAGAAGAAGTATTGCAAAAAGTTGCTGCCGATACAATGGTAGGCGGAGCGACTCTTACAGGTCTTTTGGGAACATCAGCATGGTATGCGCCAGGAGCTTCTGTTGCCTTTCTTGTAGATAGTATTTTAAACGATCAGAAAAAAATGATTGCCTGTTCTGTTTTTGTTGAAGGAGAATATGGTCAAAATGATATATGTATAGGAGTGCCTTGTATAATAGGTAAAAACGGAGTAGAAGAAATTTTAGACATCAAATTAAACGAGCAGGAGAAAGCTTTATTTGCTAAAAGTGCAGATGCAGTTCGTGGAATGAATGACGCTTTAAAATCGATTTTAGTATAACGATTTTCGAAAAAAAAGGAGAAGACTGCACTTTTGCAGTCTTTTTTTTAAGATTAATTAATAAATAAATTGGTTAATCATTTCGAGAATTATATATTTGCTCGGTTTAAAAAAAATGTTGTAATTCGTGATCTCGATTTTTTAGTTTTAAAAACTCATGTCAGGGCTTATTTTTAGGGAATTTAAAACCAAAAACAAACAATAAAACATAATTAATTTTTAGTAATAATGCAGAATAAAGGACTTATTAAATTTTTCGCAATTCTATTTGCATTGGTAAGTATTTACCAACTTTCTTTCACTTTTGTGGCAAATAATGTCAAAAGTGAAGCTAAAGCCTTTGCAGGAGATAATCCTGACAAAGAATTAAAATATTTAGATTCTATTGGTAAAGAAAAAGTGTTGAACCTTGGTTTTTCGGATTTTACTTATAATGAAGTAAAAAACAAACAACTTAATAAAGGTCTTGACTTAGAAGGAGGAATCAACGTGATTCTTCAAATTTCTATTAAAGATGTTTTGAAAGGTTTAGCTAACAATTCTAAAAATCCGGTATTTAATAAATCATTAGCTGATGCAAGTGCAAATTTAGAAGGAAACAAAACTTACTTAAATAAGTTTTTTGAAGCTTTTGAAGCGAATTCAAACGGAACTACAAGATTAGCTTCACCTGATATTTTTGCAA encodes:
- a CDS encoding M16 family metallopeptidase — its product is MRNLLFSSVLCCSLVSLSPVYAQKKTEAPKYIKNVEGVKEYSLNNGLKVLLIPDASQSNMVVNIVYNVGSRNEGYGEKGMAHLLEHMLFKSTKNLGDIKKMLSDKGGNANGTTWLDRTNYYEVFPSSDENLKWSIEMEADRMINATILQADLSKEFSVVRNEFEIGENNPDRVLQERILSTAYLWHNYGNSTIGSKEDIERVKATTLRAFYEKYYQPDNSTLIIAGKFDEQKALQYVGQYFGAIPKPKRVLDKTYTVEPAQDGEKFVELNRAGDSKNIGAVYHTAAYVDKDYAAIDALGEILTSDPSGYLYKSLIETQKVSSVYYWQPTTRDASYVYFGVAVPNDKDIKATKELVRTELDKIATTKYTDEDVARAKAKIIKQLDGIKNNTISFAINLTEIVGAGDYRLGFLYRDVVENLTKEDIQRVAEKYFRSNNRTVGIFIPSKDEQRLKPVEYTDEQIVAVTKDYKGKALEKEAASFEASIKNLKQNFVEGKLSNGAKYGLIKKEIKGGKVQASFKFPVSNEKDLEGKGDIGSILAQLMKTGTKTRTKEQISDQLDQLKSSIYFDYSGQTLSININTYKESFKGVMDILGDLLVNSTFPENELTKTINEYNTYLESNLNDPQSIAFIEVSRLTSNYPKGSIFYTSTVQEQIDAYKKIKQSEIVDFYTNIFGGNNGLGTVVGDLDAKETGQILENTFGKWNSKSKYALALPTYSETKKIDKDYITPDKENAVATGKIAFKMNLKSPDYPAFVMANEILGSGGFLSARIPMRLREKEGISYGAGSFISIPVVSEVAFWEYYAFLNPTKKGAVEAATKEEIAKALKDGFTAEEVKSNLVSWLNERKTRLGNDMMLISLTNSYLQYGIPLEDYDELEAKVKALKVEDVNAVLRKYLSLEKMTSIYAGDFNKKS
- the gyrB gene encoding DNA topoisomerase (ATP-hydrolyzing) subunit B; protein product: MSEEIKKNNYSADSIQALEGMEHVRMRPSMYIGDVGVRGLHHLVYEVVDNSIDEAMGGHCDTIGVAINEDGSVTVEDNGRGIPVDLHKKEGVSALEVVMTKIGAGGKFDKDSYKVSGGLHGVGVSVVNALSVHMKSTVFREGKIYEQEYERGKAIYPVKQIGETDKRGTRQTFYPDDTIFTQTTEFSYDTLSARMRELSFLNKGITITFTDKREVDEKGEFKVEVFHSDEGLKEYIRYLDGNREPIISHVISMDHEKGEIPVEVALIYNTSYTENIFSYVNNINTHEGGTHLQGFRSGLTRTLKKYADASGMLDKLKFEIAGDDFREGLTAIISVKVQEPQFEGQTKTKLGNREVVSPVSQAVGEMLENYLEENPNDARIIIQKVILAAQARHAAKKAREMVQRKTVMGGGGLPGKLSDCSEQDPARCEVYLVEGDSAGGTAKQGRDRNFQAILPLRGKILNVEKAMHHKVFENEEIRNIFTALGVTVGTAEDSKALNLEKLRYHKVIIMCDADVDGSHISTLILTFFFRFMKELIEEGHVYIAAPPLYMVKKGNKKEYAWNDVQRDQANERMGGSAAIQRYKGLGEMNAEQLWETTMDPGFRTLRQVTIDSLAEADRVFSMLMGDEVPPRREFIEKNAVYANIDA
- the mdh gene encoding malate dehydrogenase, yielding MKVTIVGAGNVGATCADVISYRGIASEVVLLDIKEGFAEGKALDIMQCATNTGFNTKVSGVTNDYSKTAGSDVVVITSGIPRKPGMTREELIGINAGIVKTVAENVLKFSPNTIIVVVSNPMDTMTYLALKATGLPKNRIIGMGGALDSSRFRTYLSLALDKPANDISAMVIGGHGDTTMIPLTRLASYNGIPVTEFLSEEVLQKVAADTMVGGATLTGLLGTSAWYAPGASVAFLVDSILNDQKKMIACSVFVEGEYGQNDICIGVPCIIGKNGVEEILDIKLNEQEKALFAKSADAVRGMNDALKSILV